GAGAATGCTGGCGATGGCCAGATAACTGCCCTCAGCAATGGAGAGCACGTTCTTGGCAGTGCCGACGTTGTCCAGCGCCTGCGACAGTGAACGCCGACGGGACTCAATACCACGAGCCAATGAAAAACCGGCCGGGTCATCGCCAACGGTGTTAATACGCTTGCCCGAAGACAGGCGCAGCAAACCCTGGCTGACCAGGCGGTTGACATTCAGTAGCTCATTGTAGGATTGTAACGCAGCAATATTGGCGTTAATTCGAGTGAAACTCATAGGAACCTCCTTGTGCTCATTATGAGTGGGCTTCCCTGCCCACTGGCGACTCACTTTCCGGTAACCAACAGCATCGCCTGACCGCCGGTACCTATCAACTGCTCTCATTTACCCTATCGGCTTCTCCAAAAAAATCTTTAGCCCAATTTCCACCACAACCGCTCCCATCAACGATCGCACCCTGGAAGCCGCCACTCGCAAAGGTTGACAAATACCCCGCCGCAGTGGTACGCTTGAGTAATGAATTCCCGAACACCGAAACTGAAACAGCACTTCAACTACCAGAAATTCAAGTCACCGCCGTATCGCTTCCTCTTCCTTAAATACGACTACTTCCTCCAACATCAACTCCTGACCGAGCTTCGGCGCCAGGGGCACGAGGCCAGCGAATTAGCGCTGCCAAAACAGGTATCCCCGGAAAATGCCCTCCGCACCATCTTGAACCAGGCGGTGTCCTTCCGCCCTGACGCTCTCTTGGCCCTCAACAACATGGGACTGGACCGCAATGGCGCCATTATCGGCGTCCTATCCGAGCTATCGCTACCGGTGGTCCTCTGGTATCTGGATAACTACCGTTTTTCAGGGCCCTACTTCCCCGGTACAGCCCCCGAACTGGCCTTTGCCTTTTCCGCTGATAAAGCCCTCGTTCCTACCCTTGAAGAGGCCGGCTTTGCCCATGCCTTCTACCTCCCATTAGCTACGGACATTTCCTACAGCACCGTCAGGTACGACGACCGTTACAGAGTCCTGCGAGACAAAATCTCCTATGTCGGCGGGACCTTCACCAAAATGGTCCGACACTTCCATACCGACGAATACGAAGCCCTCTACCAGGAGTGGCAGCCCGACTTTACCGCCATAATGGAGAAAGAAGGCCGCGTTGACCTGGACGCCACCTTCGCCCCCTATAAGGAACGCTTCCAGGTTCTGGAAGC
The DNA window shown above is from Candidatus Neomarinimicrobiota bacterium and carries:
- a CDS encoding flagellin, encoding MSFTRINANIAALQSYNELLNVNRLVSQGLLRLSSGKRINTVGDDPAGFSLARGIESRRRSLSQALDNVGTAKNVLSIAEGSYLAIASIL
- a CDS encoding glycosyltransferase; this encodes MNSRTPKLKQHFNYQKFKSPPYRFLFLKYDYFLQHQLLTELRRQGHEASELALPKQVSPENALRTILNQAVSFRPDALLALNNMGLDRNGAIIGVLSELSLPVVLWYLDNYRFSGPYFPGTAPELAFAFSADKALVPTLEEAGFAHAFYLPLATDISYSTVRYDDRYRVLRDKISYVGGTFTKMVRHFHTDEYEALYQEWQPDFTAIMEKEGRVDLDATFAPYKERFQVLEAYYHFIAYVVFRETRRYRLGRLKCLLDEPLVVFGREDWKNYLPEEVVWPPVKYTVETPNVYRNSGINLSLTTFQQETALNQRLFDIPLCNGFVLTDWKEALAEHFELDQEVIYFRNDDELKEKVRYYLQHPDARDAVIEKARERILREHLMEHRVTKMLETIKKTLA